A single window of Cololabis saira isolate AMF1-May2022 chromosome 24, fColSai1.1, whole genome shotgun sequence DNA harbors:
- the mettl21a gene encoding protein N-lysine methyltransferase METTL21A produces the protein MALVPYTGSSVPGLSRLHGSTARLRFAGRDLSLQQDWEKSGVAAVVWDAAVVLCMYLELGKVELEGKRVIELGAGTGLAGIVAVLLGAHVTITDREPALELLSANVRTNLPQHLHESVVVSELTWGERLDRYPSGGFHLVLGADIVYLEDTFPALLRTLGHLSSDSTVVLLACRIRYERDTDFLSMLRQQFSVEEVYYEEQRDIHVYKACKLPPHRDL, from the exons ATGGCTCTGGTTCCCTACACCGGCAGCTCGGTCCCGGGTCTGTCCAGGCTGCACGGTTCTACAGCGCGGCTCCGCTTCGCGGGCCGGGACCTGAGCCTGCAGCAGGACTGGGAGAAGAGCGGGGTGGCGGCGGTGGTGTGGGACGCG GCAGTTGTCCTGTGCATGTATCTGGAGCTGGGGAAAGTGGAGTTGGAGGGGAAGCGGGTGATTGAGCTGGGAGCTGGGACTGGACTGGCGGGCATCGTCGCTGTGCTGCTGG GAGCCCACGTGACCATCACGGACAGAGAACCAGCGCTGGAGCTGCTCTCGGCCAACGTGAGGACCAACCTGCCCCAGCACCTCCACGAGTCGGTGGTGGTGTCCGAGCTGACCTGGGGGGAGCGGCTGGACCGCTACCCGTCCGGAGGCTTCCACCTGGTCCTGGGAGCCGACATCGTCTACCTGGAGGACACGTTCCCGGCTCTGCTGCGGACGCTCGGCCACCTGAGCTCCGACTCCACCGTGGTCCTGCTGGCCTGCAGGATCCGCTACGAGCGGGACACGGACTTTCTGAGCATGCTCAGGCAGCAGTTCAGCGTAGAGGAGGTTTACTACGAGGAGCAAAGGGACATCCATGTTTACAAGGCATGCAAACTTCCACCTCACAGGGATTTATGA